The [Clostridium] celerecrescens 18A genomic sequence AAAGACTGCAGATGCCATATAACCTTTCACTAATCAGCTTAAGGGATGATCTGCGGGGGATTACCCAGCCTTCAAAAATATCCAGCATCCGCATTCCTAATTATGAATTTGGTTCTTTTGTTTGTGAACGTCTCATTGAAAAATGCGAAAAGAGGCAGTTCCATACAGAAAATTTCCAGACCGCTTATCCGTTAGAGAACACACACAGCCTGGATGTTCCTTATTTTTCCCAGACCAAGCAGATTGTTGTGGTCGGAAGTATAAACATAGATGTAATCCTGAATGTAACCGAGCTGCCGCAGCCAGGCCAGGTTGCCAGTACAAATACCAGCTTTACCAGCCCCGGCGGAAAAGGTGCCAATCAGGCCGTCGCTGTCGCCAAGCTGGGACATCAAGTGTCCCTGATTGGAAAAGTAGGTAACGATTACGACTCGGCTCTTGTTTATTCCATCATAGAAGAAAACCACGTAAACACTCTGGGAATCCTACGCGACCCCCAGGCCGAGACCGGCAAAGCATATATCCACCTTCAGGACAACGGCGAAAGCACGATTACAATTTTGAACGGTGCCAACGAAACTCTATGCCCGGAAGAAATCCTGATGCATAAGGATCTCTTCCAAAATACCAGCTATTGCTTATTACAAACGGAAATCCCGGAAAATGCCGTCGAAGCAGCCGCCCATCTGGCTCATGAATGCGGTGTAAAAACCATCCTGAAACCAGCTGTAATGAAACAGTTACACACGTCCTTAATGAAATACATCGATATCTTTGTGCCAAATAAGACAGAAGCAGAGCTGCTATGTCCGGAAGAAACCACAATTGAGGAAAAAGCAGAAGCATTTATCAGGCATGGTGCAAAATCCGTTATTATTACCCTAGGACATTTGGGATGTTATATCAAAGATCCGACTTTTACCGGATACCTGCCAGCGGTTCATTTTTCAACGATTGATACCACTGGAGCCGCCGATGCTTTCATTGGTGCATTGGCAGCTTACTT encodes the following:
- a CDS encoding ribokinase, with product MPYNLSLISLRDDLRGITQPSKISSIRIPNYEFGSFVCERLIEKCEKRQFHTENFQTAYPLENTHSLDVPYFSQTKQIVVVGSINIDVILNVTELPQPGQVASTNTSFTSPGGKGANQAVAVAKLGHQVSLIGKVGNDYDSALVYSIIEENHVNTLGILRDPQAETGKAYIHLQDNGESTITILNGANETLCPEEILMHKDLFQNTSYCLLQTEIPENAVEAAAHLAHECGVKTILKPAVMKQLHTSLMKYIDIFVPNKTEAELLCPEETTIEEKAEAFIRHGAKSVIITLGHLGCYIKDPTFTGYLPAVHFSTIDTTGAADAFIGALAAYLTDGYPIEHAARIATYAAAFSVARQGVIPALIDRNSLEAYIKKMEPDIIQFGNREDIT